CCAAGCACAGGCCGAGATCAGCCATTGTGTTGTGGGCGACCTATCCCCGAGGTCTGGTGTGCCCGTCATCGCGGCATAACAAATCAGCATTGTGTTGCCGTTAATCCCCAGCACGTGGTTGGCTGCTGCACCCGATGGTATATGAGGGGCTACGGGTTGGTCTGCCCTGCAAATCTGCTGAGCGTTGGCGACGATGGCATTAAAGGTAAGAAAACTTAGGATTTAGCAGTCTATGGCATTTTGTTATAGGTTCTCACTATCCCTGCGCTCTGTTCCCTTATTTTCAGGAAGCTTTTAGAAAGAAAATAatctggaaaccatcaacaagcaggtTAGCTGCTGATGACAGATGTGCTTATAAACGGATATGATTGCCCCATGTTAGTAAATCGGGTATTAATGTGTTAGTAAGAGAAACCATACAGACTCCTGACCACAGGAAACCATCATGAACTTAATGTATACAATAAGAGCTAAGGATCTGTTAGCAGCAACTTACTGACAGTCTCCAGGGGAAATAACATTTTATAAAGTGGAAACAAATGAGTAAAACCACAAACAGTCTTGGATACATGGAATCCTGTAAATGTATGAATCCTTGAAAAAAATTTCCAATCTCAGGATTGATCCTTGGTCGGGATTTTAAGGGTCCGAATGTGAATAAAGAGAATCAATAAAGTGCTGGAGGTGATGATAGAAAGACCTGGTAGAAAATTCTCCATCACAAAGAGAACGGAGACATAATGAGGGTGGTCGTCTTGTAGTAcaaagaaccagcatatcaccccagccctgcagatagataggttactgtcaccagaaccagcatatcaccccagtcctgcagatggataggttactgtcaccagaaccagcatatcaccccagccctgcagatagataggttactgtcaccagaaccagcatatcaccccagccctgcagatagataggttactgtcaccagaaccagcatatcaccccagccctgcagatagataggttactgtcaccagaaccagcatatcaccccagccctgcagatagataggttactgtcaccagatccagcatatcaccccagccctgcagatagataggttactgtcaccagaaccagtatatcaccccagccctgcagatagatagattactgtcaccagatccagcatatcaccccagccctgcagatagataggttagtatcaccaggaCCTTGTTCGCTGTCTCTGTTACTGATATATTTTCACCATtttgtcattatgcaaatgaactctttggaatAACGAGAACATTTTCATTGctccagagagctcatttgcacattgaGAAAAATAATGATATCTTGActacggaggcagcgattcacaaggggaaaactcagtctgattcaggtgaccctttcccatctatctgcagggctggggtgatatgttggattCTGTTTTAAGCCACAACAAGCAAATACAGAGCAGATAGGAAACAAATGATCCTAAAAACTGCAGATCTTTCTGCATTTCTGAAATTTCCAGGGTTAAAATCAGAGCTTGTCTGCGCAGGGGCAGAGAGCAGAAGCTGACAGTGGATTTTATATACTTGGATGGCTCTGAGTCAGTAGGACGGCAGCGAGGCGGCGGCGGTTCACAGGTGCTGTATTTCTGTGtggcagattagaaaaaaaacctgctcCCGGCTGCCCAGGACTTCATTTCCAGACCTTGTGTTCTCTGATCAAGCGTATCAGTGGCCTGCTGAGGAAGGATTGTGCAGAAGCCCCAGCGTTGTAACACCAATTTCATGCGGCGTATATTAAATCTGAAAATAGAAAGATTTCACCTTAGGACCCAAGTTTGTAAATTTCCATAAGTCAAGTCGTCACTTTCTGACTTTCCCCAGTTTGCGAGAacttcaggattttgaggtttcTGCAATAACAGACATTGTAATTAGCAATTTTGGAAAATCCTCATTTCCAATGTTTGACTGTTTTGTGTCCACAGGTccttggtagggttgagccgatcttgacttttcaggattggttttaaaatccgatttccgatcatttttcattcgaacccgatctcgatcccaattccgatcccaatacaagtcaatgggattttttttttattaatcggagattggattttaaaagcaatcctattcactatacagcatggaatctaaccattCAACGCTTTAATTGCTaatatccatgctgtgtagtgaatcactaagtagccagaggatttttcttAATCCTcgggctacttagtcccccctggtgtccacttacctgcagagatggctggtccggtgcccggtgttctcgttcttcttgcctcgctgccccctgcctcccagattaggaaagtgtgggtgggttaggagagtgtgggcgggtactgggcggggagacgtcacgtctccccgccctgtacccgcccacactctcctaagccacaagccccaccttcctagctctttacacactaacctgggaggtggcggcagcgaggcgagaagagcaacgtggagcggcagcgaggcgaagaagaaggagaacaccgggcaccggagcagccatctctggaggtaagtagctactagagatgttagtttagtctcccattagaatgaatggaggcagccggcgcacagggggttaaggctgtgtgccggctgcttccattcattcctatggaaccgcagcggagccttcacactgagtatacactccactcagaatgagcggagcgtatactcagtgtgaaggctaagcaaagcattgtgggaaatagtaccgatctcgatcccacctaaaaagatcgtgttcggaattccgatcgcgatcatgaaattttctcgatcaccgatcggaatctgatcttttctgaacacgatcgctcaaccctagtccttggCGGACCATTGCGTCTACATTCTAAGGTTTCAGGGGAATGTTTCTCCTTGTGTAGACCACTATAGCTTGTATAGGGGTCTTATAGTGTCAGTATTGCTTCCTCGGAGGAGATACAGATTAGCTCTTGGACGGATTTCTCCTTGGTGCCATCTTAGTCATGCTACATGGCCTGATAAAGGGTCAGACCCAAGGGATTTCTTCTGCCAAACAGGGTCCATCCCTGGCCTAGTCATGCCCATGACCCTTCTCTGTCCAGCTCTTGTATCGGAGACCTATCAGCTTCTTCTCCTCTAGGATCCATCCAGTAGTCCGGTGTGCCAACGACATGGTGCTGTGGGCAAGTTGGTGGTGACTCCATCCTCTAAATGGGAAACTAGTAGAATGGCGCCACCCGGGGATACAGTTTTGATTTTCTAACCTTCCTTTCTCGGTAGTTTGAAGCGTCCTGTCCACACGGATTGTGTCCTGGATGGAGTCTATTAGTAAAGGGCGAGACGAGTTCCACTGACAATGAGTAAGAACGTTTCACCTTTATGTGACATTTTATGGATATTTTACGTCATTGTGTCTATCGGTCACTTTCCATCCTTCATAGATCAAAAATGAATTAATAGATGGTAATGGCTTCATCATATCAATGCCGCCGTAGTCATATACAGCAGGACTGAAAATgtatttaaagagaacttttcaagTCCTCATGtatatgcggtgttatataccgctacaaAGCGGAcactgctgaattcagtgtactgtcgctttcctggtatgtgcccctaTGCTGGAGCCATCTTCCCCCTATACTGTACTATGAACGCTGTATACGATCCCTAATATATACTATATTCTACTGTAGATCATCTTCCCCCTATATTATACTATGATCTGCTCTAAATGATCTTCCCCTTACATTGTACTGGACTTGGCTACAATCTATCCCATTAGGAAACTTCTGTTACTGATTTTGCACAAAACTGAATAGAGCAGCTTGGAGTATATGGGATACACATGCAAGGTAGAAAGATGGCCAAATATATCTGTTTTGCAGGTAGTTTCTTGTTCTTTTGGGGGTCATTGTAGTCAATATAATATCACCGCATCCTCTCAATGTAGAATTTTACTTCTGTTTCCTTCATAAACAGCTTTGAAATCAACTTCCTCAGCGACTCCGGGGACCAGATTGCTTTCCATTTTAATCCTCGTTTTTCTGAGGGCAGCATTGTCTGCAATTCATTCTTGTCGAGCCACTGGGGACAAGAGGAACGGACTGATACATTTCCCATGGAAGCCAATGATCCTTTCCAGGTAAAATTAGACTTGCGTGAGTCTATGGTTTATTCTTTGGCATTAATAGTGGTGGCACCAGACATGCGCCTCGGTTGTATGCCCGGCACTAAGGGGCGCAATGCCCACGTACAACTGCTGTAGGCTGGACTGTCTCCTGCTTGCCTTTAACAACTTGAGAAATAAAGTTGTGTTGTAGAGAACAGAGGCATAACCAATCTGCCCCCAAGTCTGAGAACAGTCTTCTGCTTaacctataacctatctatctgcagggctggggtgatatactgggtctgctgacagtaacctatctatctgcagggctggggtgatatgctgggatctggtggcagtaacctatctatctgcagggctggggtgatctgctgggtctggtgacagtaacctatctatctgcagggttggggtggtatgctgggtctggtgacagtaacctatctatctgcaggacaggggtgatattctggttctggtgacagtaacctatctatctgcagggctgggatgatatgctggtcctggtgacagtaacctatctatctgcagggctggggtgatatgctgggtctggtgacagtaacctatctatctgcagggctggggtgatatgctggttctggtgacagtaacctatctatctgcaggactggggtgatatgctgggatctggtggcagtaacctatctatctgcagggctggggtgatatgctggttctggtgacagtaacctatctatctgcaggactggggtgatatgctgggtctggtgacagtaacctatctatctgcagggctggggtgatatgctggttctggtgacagtaacctatctatctgcagggctggggtgatatgctggttctggtgacagtaacctatctatctgcagggctgggatgatatgctggttctggtgacagtaacctatccatctgcagggctggggtgatatgctggttctggtgacagtaagctatctatctgcaggactggggtgatatgctgggatctggtggcagtaacctatctatctgcaggactggggtgatatgctgggatctggtggcagtaacctatctatctgcagggctggggtgatatgctggttctggtgacagtaacctatctatctgcaggactggggtgatatgctgggtctggtgacagtaacctatctatctgcagggctggggtgatatgctggttctggtgacagtaacctatctatctgcagggctggggtgatatgctggttctggtgacagtaacctatctatctgcagggctgggatgatatgctggtcctggtgacagtaacctatctatctgcagggctggggtgatatgctgggtctggtgacagtaacctatctatctgcagggctggggtgatatgctggttctggtgacagtaagctatctatctgcaggactggggtgatatgctgggatctggtggcagtaacctatctatctgcaggactggggtgatatgctgggatctggtggcagtaacctatctatctgcagggctggggtgatatgctggttctggtgacagtaacctatctatctgcaggactggggtgatatgctgggtctggtgacagtaacctatctatctgcagggctggggtgatatgctggttctggtgacagtaacctatctatctgcagggctggggtgatatgctggttctggtgacagtaacctatctatctgcagggctgggatgatatgctggtcctggtgacagtaacctatctatctgcagggctggggtgatatgctgggtctggtgacagtaacctatctatctgcagggctggggtgatatgctggttctggtgacagtaagctatctatctgcaggactggggtgatatgctgggatctggtggcagtaacctatctatctgcagggctggggtgatatgctggttctggtgacagtaacctatctatctgcaggactggggtgatatgctggttctggtgacagtaagctatctatctgcaggatggggtgatatgctgggatctggtggcagtaacctatctatctgcagggctggggtgatatgctggttctggtgacagtaacctatctatctgcaggactggggtgatatgctggttctggtgacagtaacctctctatctgcagggctggggtgatatgctgggtctggtgacagtaatctctctatctgcagggctggggtgatatgctgggtctggtgacagtaacctatctatctgcagggctggggtgatatgctgggtctggtgacagtaacctatctatctgcagggctggggtgatatgctgggtctggtgacagtaacctatccatctgcaggactTCTTACAGTATTGACCTATTTGGAATATTTGATTTACCAatttcaatcttttttttttattttagattgaGATTTACTCAGACAGAGAGCATTTCCAGGTTTTCGTAGATGACAGTAAGATCATCCAGTACCGGCATCGCATGAAGCAGTTTTCTGCCATAACCAAAGTGCAGATTCTCAATGACATCAATATTTCATCTGTGGAGATCTCGAGACGAGAGATGTACGAGTAGTCAATGACAAGATCTAAACAATAATTACATCATATTTCTTCTTCCTTAAGTGGCTTCTTACATTCTTCACTGCCTTGGCTTCAGCATAGCcctattgatgatgatgatgatgatgatgatgatgatgatgatgaagatgttTCCTAGGCTCCCTGCATAGATATAATACAGCCATTCTGTGTTAGGTCCGGTTCTcatctgtgttcggggagtccacttggggacccccgattGGAAACTTATTTGCatttgcttgcagcacttttccttCCGTATGGATCATGTGGAAGCCAAGCGGAaaccccacagaccccattatactctatggggtctgcgtgttttctcaggtaaccacttttctatgtgtataggtttctgtttggggggtcccccattggactccccaaacagaaattcgaacgcagatgtaaacaggTCCTTAGGGATATAGTCACAGTCTCAGCGAATGATGAATTGTCCATGTCATACACAGAAATGCAAATACTAATAAAATTACATCCGTCATTATTTATGGAAATGCGCTTATCTGAATGATCATTAGGGAGGAATGGCCAATGGTTCAGTTCCACTTTTCTCCAGCAGAGGTCAGCCTGTCTATGCTCAGAAACCTCCTCAGGAACCAATGCAATCCATCTAGTGTAAAACTGTAAATAAAAGAcagggaagagggggaggagggggatgtagcTGCAGGTTCTCACTCAGGGAAGCAGGAGAGAGGGCAGTATATGGGTAGAGGCATCTAATGCATCACCCCTTCTATCAAACAACGAAGGGATCAACTGGATGGATGGCTCACATAGGGGTGGTTCAGTTTAGGAAACTTATGCCTCTATAATCTATTAGATAACTTTGCTTTAAGGGGTTGTGTCCTGTGCTGTAGGGTGACTATAAAGAATGTCTTTCTCCGAAGCCCCTGGCACCATGAATGACCTATACAGATTATTTCAATAGAAATTGTGCAATACTTCCTGTCCCCAGTGGTGGCACTGTAGAGAAATGGAAGACTCTTTCAATCCCTCATCAGAGTCGATCACTAAGGATCACAGGACGATTTGATATCAGTTTATTGTCAAGGGACTCGTCAAATGGAAAAAAGACTAAGAGGTCCTTTTAGCCTCCGAATTCTCGGCCCACCCCCGTAATAGGGAAGATACAAAGGGACTGTCTGATACGGTTCCTGTAATATCTTCCATCCTTTCTTCCCGAGACTTACCGATTCAAGGAACGCTGACAGTTACAATTTCAGCCCAAATTTAACCTTTTCATATCAAACATTTCTTTTCTTCTCATTCATAAAATGCAAATTTTGTCGAAGTCATTTGAGCCCATGATGTGGGCGCCGAGTGATCTGTATCAATCCGACACTGCAAAATCTCATTTAGGATAAAAAGGAAGAAGAATCCATAAAGAGTCAGCGACAAAGAACATTGCGTGAGTCAGATTCTCCGTTCCGGGCCCATCTTCTCCGTGCGTTTCGTGACATTTGTCTTGTAAGATTTCCATTCCTTTCATTATTCTGCCTCGGTATGAACACACCCCACTGTTTTATCTGATCCCTCGGAGCGGAGATGGATTGTCTGTCCCCAGGGATCCCATCATTACACGGATGATGGATGAATCGCCGTAAATGAGCGGCTCTACTTAACGGTGACGAGGATTCCTCTAATGTAAATCAAAGGAATTAACCGAATCGCAACGTCGGCAAAAAACGCGCAAGGATTCCTCGTCACATTGGAAAACTCGGCTCTTCTTCTATAGAAAGTAGCTGTCTAAGGAGAAGCGAAGAAGATCAGAGAACTCCTCGTACCGCCATGTTAATTGGTATTGGGGTACATAAAGGGGGTCTTGCTAGCCCTACCAAATGGATGTAATAACTTTACAGGATTCCTATTTAGGGAGCTAAAGGGGCTCAACACTTTCTACTATTGATGAcaggtccttaggataggccatcaatattagatctgtataTGTCTGACCGCCAGGACCGCCGCAGATCAGCTCTCAGTTATGTTTCTATTGAAGTCTATAGAGGAaggctgcagtacctaaactcaCCACTACACAGATCTACGGGGGTCCCAGATGTGAGACCTACACAgaactaatactgatggcctatcctagcaCCATGCAAATTTTATATTGAtagaccatcaatgttagaaggtggataacccctttaatcgaGATGGGGGTTCCCATTTAAGGGCCCTTTTTAGTCTCAGTaaagagtggctacaaagagcGGCGCTCACGCTGCAGGACCCAGCACCTTGGCAATGTACACGGACAACTTACCCATTTAAAAGGGAACTGTGCAATATTTCATTTTccctgtgggggcgctgcagggataTGGAGCGCTTGGGGGAAATTTTCCATAGTAGAAAGCTCAACTAGCGGCAGAAGCACCAGGCCCAGGAGACTTAGAGGGTTGTAAGGTGTCTGTtcccaatataaggagaccagtactataaaccaTACTTGATAACTGggactggtacagattttgcaccggggcccaggaactTTATGTTACCCCTCTGCCCCAGAATCTAATAATCTTCTCCCCATTTCTGCAGTCGTGTAGTAAATTTAACACATTGGGTCGGATGAATGAGTGAGAACCAGGCCCGTCCCACCCGACATGAATCCAATGACACCCAGACTGGACACCCCAGTAGATATCAGGGCGCACATGGCAGCCCATTGAATTCATTGCAGAGGTGCATTTCTCAGTCTCTCCAGGTGGTGGCAGTAGAGTATACAAGATTTCGGTTCCCCACTAGTGGACGGAAGGGATTATCCATATTTATTCCTAGGAAATGTCTTTCAGGCCGAGATTGACGGGAAGAAATGACAGATTTGGAATGCAGTGCATGGTGTTATATGATAAGAGCACAAAATGCTTAAAAATTCTA
This region of Leptodactylus fuscus isolate aLepFus1 chromosome 8, aLepFus1.hap2, whole genome shotgun sequence genomic DNA includes:
- the GRIFIN gene encoding LOW QUALITY PROTEIN: grifin (The sequence of the model RefSeq protein was modified relative to this genomic sequence to represent the inferred CDS: substituted 1 base at 1 genomic stop codon); the protein is MALKEAFRKKIIWKPSTSSLRELQDFEVSAITDIVISNFGKSSFPMFDCFVSTGPCFDFLTFLSRXFEASCPHGLCPGWSLLVKGETSSTDNDFEINFLSDSGDQIAFHFNPRFSEGSIVCNSFLSSHWGQEERTDTFPMEANDPFQIEIYSDREHFQVFVDDSKIIQYRHRMKQFSAITKVQILNDINISSVEISRREMYE